Below is a window of Nocardia asteroides DNA.
CGAATGGGTGGGTTGGCGCAGTGCGTACTGGTGCTCATTGGCGGCCATGGTGGTGGTGATGGTGCTGCTACTCCGCGCGCTGCCCTCGACAGCGCAGTCTACGGAGTCGCTGACGTATCCGCGGCTCGTGCGGTCGATGGCCGTCCTGATTCGCAGGCCGGCGGTCGCGGGCGTCTGTGTGTCCGGCGGGCTGGTCGGCATCGCCTTCGGGGCGTTCTGGAACACCATCACCTTCGAGATGCACGCCGAATTCGGTTTCGGCTCAGCGGCATTGGGTGCATTCGGATTGATAGCAGCCGTCAGTGCCCTGGCTTCTCCCGTCGCGGGTCGCATCGCGGACCAGCACGGAGTACGACTGACCCAGGCAGTGCTGATCGGCATGCTGGTTGTGGGGTGGCTGATAGTGGCGGGGCCGCCGGCATGGCCGATTGTCGTCCTGGGCGCGATCCTCATCGATGTCGGGCTGTGGGGCAACCAAGTCGTGAACCAGGCTGCGCTGTTCGGTGCGGCAGCACGCGACCACAGCAGGCTCAACACCCTGTACTTCTTCACGCGGTTCGCGGGTATCAGTGCCGGCTCCGCCCTGGGCGCGGTGCTGTGGACGCAAGCCGGTTGGCACGCGGTGGTCGCACTCGGAATCGTCGTGAGCTTGGTGGCGCTGGGTGTGTTCGCCGCCAGCACCCGGCCTTCCGCATCACTGCAGGAGGTGCGTGGGTGACCACCGCCGAACAGCGGCAGTGTTCCGCTGACGATTTCCGTCTGGCGATGTCGCGTTTCCCCTCCGGGGTCGTGGTGGTCACCACCGAGGATGAGGACGGGAGGCCGTACGGCTTCACCGCCAGTTCGCTGTGCTCGGTTTCGCTCGATCCGCCACTGCTGCTGGTCTGCTTGGCTCGCTCAGCGAATTCCTATCCGGTGTTCGCCCGGGCGCAGCGGTTCGCGGTGAGCATTCTCGCCGCGGACCAGGAGCGCACGGCATTGCGGTTCGCCGGCGGGCTCGGTGACAAGTTCTCCGGTGGTGGGCTCGCACGCAGCACCGCCGGCGGCCTGGTGGTCGGTGGCGCGTTGGCCACCCTCGACTGTGACACCACCGACCGATACCGGGCGGGTGATCACATGGTGCTGTTCGGCCAGGTCACCGCGGCTGAGACCACGTCGTCGCCGGCTCCGTTGGTGTACGTCGACCGGGGATTCCGCACGGTCAGTTGACATCTCGACGGCGTGGGACAGATCTCGATCTTGAACTGGCCCCACGCCGATCGAGCATCTTCGCGCCTGTCGGTGGGGGCGAATATGGTCTTCTCGTGCTCGATACTCAGCCGACAGTTCAGGCCCTGGCGGATATCGCCGAACTCGTTGCTCCCGGATCCACGGTCGTCCGACGACGGCTCGCTGAAGCGGTCGGTGATCACGACCTCGGGGAGGAGACTGCAGCGGCTGAGGTGTTGCTCGCTGCTCTGTATGACGAGAACGGCGCGCTCGAGCAGGCGGGGATGGTGTGGTGTGACTGGGGTTCCGAACCCGCTGAAATTCGTGACGATCTGGTTCAGTTGCCCAGCTGTCCTGGGGCTTTGGACTGGGGCTGGGTGGATCAGTTCGATGAGGACGACTGGGATCCTGACGATATCGACAGCTTTCTGCGACCTCTCGCGGCGCGGTGTCGTGAACTCGGCGTCGCCCTGATCACGCTCGACATCGAGGCTGACGGATACGGGCTGGGGTTCGTCCCGGCCGAGCACGGCGACCGGGTTGCTGAACTGGCGCGAATCGCGCGGTGCGATCTGCGTGTGGTCGCACCATGAGTTGCCACCGGCGAGAGGGGCCTGGCGGCGGACGGGTAACAGCGTGATGGCGCCGAAATAGGCTGTAGCCCAGCGGAGTGCGGAGACCGGCCCTCGGGCATCGAGACACGACCGCAGCACGGCTTTGCGGTGGGCCGGTTCGCGGACGCCCACCACCTAATTGTTGGCGCGTTGGATCGAGCGCTTGACCAGGCCGCGGATGCCGGGGAGCTGGATGGCGCGGAGCATGAGTTCGCCGGCCCAGACGTGAGCGCGGGAGGGCGGGGCGAAGCGGCTTATTCCTTTGCGGGCCAATGCCTGCCGTTTGGTGACTTCGGGACGCAGTGATGTCTCCCAAGCGGCGAGTGCTGTGGGAATGTCGGCGTGTGTGGCCAGGGCGTCGCCGAGCCGGTCGGCGCCGTCGAGGGCGAGGGCTGCGCCGTACCCGGAGAAGACGGTCACGCACCATGCCGCGTCGCCGAGCAGGACGACTCGGTCGTGGCTCCAGTGGTCCATGACGATCTGGCCCGCGGAGTCGAAGTAGGCGTCGGTGGAGTCGGCCTCGAGTTCGCGGAGGGCGTCGGCGATGCCGCCGCCGAGGTCGCCGAAGGCTCGGGTGAGCGCCGGTGTGGGGCCGAGCGCTAGTTCGGCACTTGTGTCGGGGGCGTGATAGGTGAAGAACGCCGAGGATCGGTCCGGGCCCAGGTTCATCACCGCGGCGGTTCGGCGCGGGCCGAGGAATGTGGTGCCGACGCCTTCGGGGACGTGCTCGGGGATCTCGGCGAGTGGGAATGCTCCCACCATGTGGGCCAGGTCCACCAGATAGTCGGACTCGGGGCCGAACACGAGCTCTCGGATTCGGGAGTGCACGCCGTCGGCGCCGATCAGTAGATCGGACCGGAGGCGGGTGCCGTCGCTGAGAGTGACGACGACTTGGTCGCCGTCCTGGACCACGGCCTGCACGGTGGTGCCGAAACGGATATCCATGTAGTCGGCCACCGCGTGATACAGCGCCGATTCGAGGTCGCCGCGGAACAGGGTCAGCGCGCGACTGCCGACTGCGGCTCGGGCGACGGCGGCGGGGATCGTGAACTTCTCCCGGCCGTCCGCGTGCACCAGGACCGAGGTGAAGAACCCGATATCGCGGGGATTCAGCGCCGGCAGCAGTCCGAGCCGCTCGGCGGCGTCGTATCCGGGTCCGTGCAGGTTCACCAGATATCCGCTGCTGCGTCGGCTTTGGGCACGTTCGACCACGACCACATCCCAGCCGTGCTGGTGCATCCGGAGGGCTGCGGCCAAGCCGGCGATACCTGCCCCCACGATGACCACTCTTTTCCCCGCGCCTGCGGTCGGCGGCGCCGCGTTGTCTGAAGCCATCACCACTACTCCTGATCGGTTCGTCGACGGCGAAAGCCACGCACTGCGCTCTCGCTTCATCGTCAACTAGTAGTTGACGATCCCTGTTCCGTCAACCTAGAGTTGACGATGCGACATCACCGGATCACGGCTGGTGGGAGGGCGCGCCGAACCACCGGGTGAGCTGGGTGTTCAGGTCCTGTTGGGATTCGCCGATCCAGGCGACGTGGCCGTCGGGACGGAGGAGGACGGCTGGGACGTCGAGGTCGGCCGTCGAGTCGGTGATGAGGTCGACGCGGTCGGACCAGCCGGTGACGGTGAGGGAACGGGTGCGGTCGAGGACTACGGGGCGGGCGTGGTGGAGCCGGGGGTAGAGGGTGTCCTGCTTCAGGGCGATGTCGGGGAGGCGGCGGCCGAGGAGGGACGGGCCCTCGCCGAAGTAGCGGACGTCGGTGGCGGCGATCTTCTCGATCAGGTGGCGATTGACTTCGTCGAAGTCCATCAGGTCCGTGAGGAGATTGCGGACGGCCTGGGCGCCGGGGGTGGGGGAGAGGAGTTCGGTTTGGGCTCTGGTGTTTTCGAGGACCGACGCGGCAACCGGGTGACGTTCGGCGTGGTAGGTGTCGAGGAGGTCGGTCGGGGCCCAGCCGTGGAGGTGGGCGGCCAGTTTCCAGCCGAGGTTGACCGCGTCCTGGATGCCGAGGTTCATGCCCTGGCCGCCGATGGGTGGGTGGATGTGGGCGGCGTCGCCGGCCAGGAGGACGCGGCCGACTCGGTAGGCGTCGGCGAGGCGGGTGGCATCGCCGAAGCGGGACAGCCAACGTGGGGAGTGGATGCCGAAATCGGTGCCGGCGAGAGTGCGTAGCTGGTGTCGGAAGTCGTCGAGGGTGGGTGGGTTCGGGCCGCCGACGGTGGCGGCGGGAACCACCACGCGGTAGAAGCCTTCGCCGAAGGGCTGGAAGTTGAATCGTTTGTTGGTGGCGTAGATTTCGGCGGCCTTCGCCGCGATCTCCTCGGCAGGCACGCCGACCCGCATCTCGCCCATGAGCGTGTCGTTGCGGGACGGCTCGCCGGGGAAGGCGACGCCGAGCAGTTTGCGAACCGTGCTGCGGGCGCCGTCGCAGCCGACGAGGTAGCGCGTCCGCAGCCGCTCGCCGTCGGCCAGTTCCACCGTGACGCCCTCGTCGTCCTGGTCGAAACCGGTGACCGCGCAACCACTTCTGACCTGTGCGCCCCAGGCGATCGCGTGGTCTCGGAGCACGCGATTCACGACCGGCTGCGGGATGCCCAGCTGGTAGGGGTAGGGGGAATCCAAACCCTCGGGCACCGGTTTGACGATGGCCGCGAAGATGCCGGCCACCGGGCGTCGGCGGCCGTGCTCCAGCAGGCGATCCAGGAGGCCGCGCATCGCCATCAGTTCGAGGCTGCGCATGTGCAGGCTCACGATGCGGGCGAACGACGCGGGCTCGGTGTCCTTCTCCAGGACCAGGACTCGCACATCGTGCAGGCGCAGTTCGGCGGCCAGCATCGCGCCGGTCGGTCCGCAGCCGGCAATGATCACATCGAACATGAACCACCCGTTCGCCCGGTTGTCACCCACCCAGGAACCGTGCGCGGTCGGCCGGGGCGGCGTGTTCGCGCGCTCCGGCTGATCCGTATTTCCGCAGGTCCAGGCATCGGTCGCCCATTGTGCGGCGCGGCGGGCTCGCGCGGCAAGCGAATATCCGGGGATGGAGGAGGGCCGCGGATCGATGAGCTGCCGCCCCCGGTGACCGCCTGGCTGTGATGGCACGGAGCGTCAGCAGTCTAGATCGAGACTGGATGGCAGTGACTCGGAAGTTACTTTTCATTTCGCCGACTGATTGGACTTGGTCGATCCACTTCCGGCATGTCTCGTGGACGCGGGCCTGCTCCAGGCGGTCTGGGGCTATCGAAAGATATTGCGCCTCAATGGCTAGAACAGGTGTCAATTCTTCGGCGAAAACCTCCTGTCGCACACGGTGTGTAGCGAGCTCGAGTGCTTTCGGCGAATCGATGTCAGCGGCATGAAGTCGCTGTTAAGTTAATACTCATTCCGCGAGTCGCGGGCGCGAGTGTATCGACTGTCCCGGGAGATCGCGGTGTGCTCGTACTCAATGAGGAGTGACGCCATGGATGGACTCAACAGGCGCGATGCGTTGAAAGCCGGCGGGATTCTGGGCGCGCTCGGTGCCCTCGGGATGGTGACGCCCGCGCGGGCCGAACCGTGGTCCTGGTCGCCGGAGTCGTCGGTCGCCGGATCCGGGGCCGGTGCCGACCCGATGACGGTGTGGGACCCCGAAGCCGACGATCTGGTGGCCGGGTTGATCGACCGGGGTGATGTGCCCCGGGTCAACGAACTACTGCGGACCTGGACCAGGAACGGTCAGGCCCTACCCGAGGGGCTACCCACGGACCTGCGGGATTTCATGGAATACGCGCGCAGGCTGCCGCACTGGACCGACCCCACCAAACTGCACACCGCGATCGAGTTCAACAAGAAGCGCGGACTGTACCTCGGGGTGCTCTACGGCTTCGCCAGCGGCATGATGAGCACCGTCATCCCCAAGGAGGCGCGGGCGGTCTACTACTCCAAGGGCGGTCACGACCTCGAGGACCGGATCTCCAAGACCGCCAAACTCGGCTACGACATCGGCAATGTCAACGCCTACAGCCCCGACGGGGAGATGATCGTCACCTGCGTGAAGACCCGGCTGGTGCACGCGGCGGTGCGGCATCTGCTGCCGCAGTCACCGCACTGGGTGCACTCGGCCGAGGAAGACATCCCGATCAGCCAGAACGACATCATGGTCACCTGGCACAGCCTGCCCACCACGGTGATGAAGCACCTGAACTCGTGGAAGGTGCCCATCCCGGCCCACGAATCGGAGGCTTTCCTGCACTCCTGGCAGGTGGCCGCGCACATGCTGGGCGTGCGCGACGAGTACATCCCCAACTCATGGGAATCGGCGAATTCGCAAGCGGCGCAGGTGCTCGACCCGATCATCGCCGCCACGCCCGAAGGCGCCAAGCTCGCCGACCGGCTGCTGGGCCTGGGCGGCAATATCGATTTCGCCCTGCTCACCAAACCGGTGCTCGGCTCGTTCACGCGGTTTCTGCTCGGTGACAAGATCGCCGACGGACTGGCCATTCCCCGTGAGCCCGTGTGGGATCCGCTGCTGCGGTTCAGCTGGGGTCCGTTCATCGCGGTGCGGGAAGGCTTGCTCGCCGCGGTCCCGCCGATCGGCGACCCGTACTGGCTGCTCGACGAATTCCTGCGCAAAGCCGCGCTGATCTATCTGTCCGAGCTGCGGATGCCGATCAGCATCGAGATCCCGACGATGAACCGGGATATGAGCGTGCCGCCGCGCTGAGCCACGAAAACACCTGTCCACGATTCCACTTCAGCTAGGGAGCGCGATGATGCGTACCGTCCTTTCTCTCACCGCCGCCGCGGTCGTCACGGCGGGCCTGTTCGGCACCGCGACCGCCCAGCCCGTGCCCGTGGCCGACGAAGCCGAGACCGGGTCCTCGGCGGTGGACGCCGGATCGGCCGCCGCCCGCTCGGCGGTCTATTTCGCCCAGAACGGCGACCTGATCGGGTTCATCGTCCTGCTCGGGGTGACCCCGTTCCAGATCCTGACCAGCGGCATCTGCGACCTGGCGACCATGTCGTCGCTGCCGAACCCGTGCCGGGGCACCACGCGCTACACCGTGGCCGCCGCCCCCTAGAAGCCGCTGTGGAACAGCGCGTGTGACATCAGCCGGGAGACGAACCAGCTGTGTCCCTCCAGACCTGGCTCGTAGCTGCCGCCGGGACCGAAACCGCCGTCGTTCTTGATGTTCTCCGTGGACAGATAGACGAGGGAATTGTTCGACGGCAGCACGACCAGGGATCGGGAATTGTCGGTGGAATAGATCTCGTAGCCGTCGGTCAGGCCGTTGAAGGGAGTGCCGTCGGGCCGTCGGGTGCCGTTGAAACGGGCGAAGGGCACCGCGGCGTTGTGGTAGCCGCCGCCGTATTTCGTCAGGCGGGTGCGCAGCTCGGCGCGCACGTCGGCGACGGTGGCGGGCTCGGCGCTGTAGAGGCGGATCCGTCTGTCGGCGTCGTCGCCCTGCCACGCCTTCAGCCGGGCCCAGAACTCGTCGTAGCCCTGCTTTTTCGTCTTGACGACCTTGCCGTTCACCACCTCGTTCAGCACGATGTCGAACGCGTAGATCTCGCGCAGCGACTCCGACATGAACCGGTCGTCCTTGCGGCTGTTGGCCAGCAGCCCGCTCAGCACGGTGCCGCTGCGGCTGTAGGCCGAGACCGCGATACGTTCCAGTTTCACCGCTGCCACCGGCACCAGCCGGGTGGTGATCGCCTCGTAGCAGCGACGGCCGATGTGGCGCAACGCTTCCGACAGCACGGCCGGATCGGTGAGGTTGGCGTACGCGCCGGCGCTGGACACCGGGACCACCACCGCGAACGCCGACAGGCACGGGCCGCCCTCCACCTTCGGCGCGGCCCGCCGCACCGCGCAGAAATGCTGCGTCACCGCGAATTTCTCCTTGCAGAGATAGCGGGCGCCCAGCTCCAGATAGTTCGGGGTCTTGACCGGGTCGATACCGCCGCGCCAATACGCCGGGTATTTCTCCAGACCCGCCCGCGGATGCAGCACGACATTGGCGCGCAGCACCGGGGTGCCGGACTTGTCGTCGGCGAACTGTTTCACCAGCGCCGGTGACAGCCACACCCAGAACAGCCGGGTCACCGCGGTGTCGGCGGAATTGTCGTTGCGTTCGAGGACGAAGACCCGGCCCGCGTCGGCGTCGTCCATCGCGGCCCGAGTCCGGTAGTCGAGCAGTTCGAGTGGGCTCGCGGCCGGCGCGGTCGCGAAGACCCGGTCCAGGAAGACGGGAAAGCGGCGCTGATGGTCGCGGTACGGGCGAAGCAACTCGTAACCCTGATTGTCGACGAACACGGTCTTGTAGCTGTGCAGCAGCGAGCCCTCGTTCGTGATGTCACGCAGCTCCATCGCCCGCCGCCCTCACGACGGGGTGTTCAGGTCGTATTCGGTGGCCACCACCTGCTCGGTCGGCAGGATCTCGGTCCACTGACTGAACACCTTGAACGGTTCCTTCCCGAAGGAGATCCCGCCCTGCAGCGGGTCGAAACCGTGCGCGAAGACCACCTCGGCGGGCAGCGCCATCTCCGAATTCGGATCGCCCGGCCGCAGCGGAACCGGGGTCAGCGACTGCTTCTGCTCGGCCGCGATCTTGTCGGCGATCATCAGCAGCACCTCGCGCAGCTTCTTGCCCTGATACTCCGGCGGGTCCTGCGCGGGATCGAACGGATAGTCCTCGTTGAGGCCGTCGGTGCCCGCGACCTCGGGCCGGCCGAGGAATGTCATGGCCTCGTCCTCCCGGCCCGGCCGGATCGGCAGGACCGCCTTCACCCAGGGCGAATTGAGGAAGGCGTTGCGGTTGGCGTCACCGTCGAGTTGCAGGAACCAGCCCAGGGAGGCACCCAGCGGTGCGGGCGCGGACTCGTCGGTGAACAGGTATTTCTTGTCCGCTGATTCGAACGCGGTGGTCTGCAGCGCGCCGTCGGCGGTCATCAGTACCCGTCGGCCGGGACGCGGCCGCCACCAGTCGGGGGCCACGAAATAGAGCATCGCGTCGACGTCGAAGAAGTAGCGGATGAGCTCGGACGCCACGTGGTAGTCGTCGTTCTCCCAGTTCGCCGTCTTGCCGTAGAGGCGGGCGATGATCTTGCGGTAGATGATGTTGCGTTCCTCCTCGCGCAGATCCTCCGGCTTGCGGGTGGTGACGCGGCTGCTGAGCTTGATGCGCTTGCGCAGGGTCTCGTAGAACAGCCGTTCCTTCTCCGCCGCGACCAGGTCGGTGTAGTCCTTCATCGCCTGCGCGTTCTGCGCGTCGATCGCGTCCTTGGCCGTTTTCGTGGGGGTGTACATCATCGTCACCTCGAACGGCATCGATCGTTTGCCGCCGAAATTCGCCTTGGCGAGCCGGATCATGAAGCTCTTCGGCGGACCGCCGGCCGGATTCGGGGTCAGCAGGGCGTCTTTCACGCTGGCCTGCTCGTTCTTGAAATCCACCGCGGCCAGGCTCGACAGCACGAACCCCTCCGGCGCGGGCGGGATGTCGAAATCGAACTTGAACTTGATGATGCTGTTGGCCCCGGCGTTGCGGTTGATGCCGTGATCGCCGTTCTCGTTGGACTGCACATAGGTCAGGTCGGTGTCGTCGTCGCCACCGTTGTGCTGCAGGAACCCGCATGCGAACTGGTAGACCACCGGCTTGTCCGGCGGATAGGGGATGCGGTCGGGACGTTTGATGGACGGATCCAGCGCCTCGGCGGTCTCGTGCACGAACTTGCCGGTGTCGAGGAAGTCGCCGGGAAAGTCGACGTAGAGCTGCCAGCACAGCTGCTGCCCCAGGTCCTGCACCTGCACCGCGACCTTGCGCATCTTGCGGCTGAGCTGATAGCTGACCAGCCGCGAGGTGGTGTTCTGCAGGACATAGCGGCGGCTGGAGGTGTCGGTGGTCTCGGTGACCGTGCGGAAGGTCGTCTTGAAGTTCTGCTTGACCTCGCTCGACAGCTTCGAGGTCTGCTCGCGCATCCGCTTGTGCGTCTGCTCCTGCGCCTGTTTGCGCGACTGGTCCAGATTGAACGACGCGCTGCCGCTGGCCTGGAAGATCGTCCCGAGCCCGCCGCTGGCGGAGGTGGTGACGCCCAGCTTCATGTCGCTGGCGTTCTCGGCCTTGACCGCGTCGGCGATCTCGTCGCGATCGGTCGCGGACTGCTCGGCCTTCTCGACGGTCTCGGTCGACTGCTCGGTGGTCCGCTCCACCAGGGTGCGGCGGGTGTTGACCTCGATCAGCTCCACCATGCCGCCGGGACTGATCCAGACGTGCCCGACCGGCGGGCCGAGGAAGGTGCCCAGCTCGAAGAAATACTCGCGGAATCGGTGCAGAATGCCGATGGGGGACAGGAACATCGCCTTCGACGGATGCTGCTGGGCCAGGAACTTCACGGCCGCCAGCGCCCGCTCCCACGGCTGCACATCGCGGGCGAACAGCTGCGGCACGATCGCCGGGTCGGCCTGGGTGAGCTGCTGGAGCAGCTGGGTGGTCACCGTCTCGCGCTGCGGGGTGTCGGCCGCGGCGTCGGCGGGGGCGTCGACCGGCACGATCACGGAGTCGGCGAGCAGCGATTGCCATGCGTTGGGGTCGTCGGGGGCTGCCGAGGCGCGCGCGACCAGTTCGCGGCCGATCGCCGTGCCGGTGGGGTCCGCGAAGACCGGGTCGGCCACGTGCGGGCCCGGGGTCTCGAGATGGGCCAGGTTCACCGCCTGGGAGAACCGGTTGGCCAGCCCGCTGCGCACCCGTTCCTGCTGGAGCTTGCTGCGCCAGCCGATCAGCGGCTGGTAGACGCCGAACGGTTCGCTGGCGTACGGCATGATCCCCGGCGCGGGCGAGGGCGGCGGCGGGGTGCCGGGACGGTGGGGAATGGACAGCGTCCAGCCCGGTTCGATGTGGTCGGGATCGCGAATGGCGTTGGCCGCCGCCAGCAGATCGAACAGGTTCGGGTCGCCGTACACCTCCGCGGCGATGCCGGACAGGGTGTCACCGGGCTGGACCCGCCGGACCCGGCCGGGGTCGGGCACGGTCAGGACCAGGCCGACGCCGAGTTGGTCGGGGTCCGCGATTCCGTTGGCCGCGGCGAGGAAGCCGAACAATCCGGCGTCTCCGTAGCAGGTGCGCGCGATCGAGGCGAGGGTGTCGCCCGCGACGGTGGTGTGAGTCCTGGGCATGGCTGTTCTCCTGCGCTTCAGGGGTTTTCCGGCTCTGGCGAAACGGTAGGGATCCGCGTGGGGCCGGAACACGAGTAGCGCGCTACCCGAACTCGGCGTTGGTTTCCGGAGACGAATCGGTCGCGGGGTTTTCTCCACTGGAGAGAATTGCGGTGGGTGGCCGCCGCGGTCTCGAAATTCCTGTTCACCTGCGGTAACGTAAAAACTTCGACTGATTCCGACGAGGAGCCCGGAGTCGGTTTGTCAATGGTGACAGGTGAGGTTTCGTTATGCGCGGTAGTGCTGCACCCCAGTTCCAGGAGGCTGTCGACCGGTTCGGCCGGTTGTTCGACGGCGGACGCGGCGGCGGTGCGCTCGCGGTATACCACCACGGACGGCGAGTCGTCGACGTCTGGGCCGGGCACGCGGACGCCACGGGGGCGGTGCCCTGGCAGGAGAACACCGCCGCGCTGTCGTACTCCACGTCCAAGGGCGTCACCTCGACGGTGCTGCACCTGCTCGCCGAGCGCGGCCTGGTGGACTACAAGGCGCCCGTCGCCGAGTACTGGCCCGAATTCGGGGCCAAGGGGAAGAAGACCATCACCGTCGCCGAGGCGATGAGTCACCGGGCCGGGCTGTCCCGGATCGGCGTGTTCGCCCACACCGCCGCCGACCTGGCCGACCACGAGCTGATCGAGGACCGCCTCGCCGCCGCCGCGCCGGACCGTTTCCGTGGCATCCCCGCCTACCACGCGATCTCCTACGGCACGATCATCGCCGGCATCGCCAGGGCGGTCACCGGCAAGAGCATGGGGGAGCTGTACCGCACGGAACTGGCCGAACCGCTCGGCTTGGACGGCCTGCACCTCGGCGCGCCGCGCCCCGGCGCGAACACCACCGTCGCGGTGACCCACGGCTCGGCCACCCCGCTGGGAATTCCGCAGGCGGGCACGATGATCCGGCTCGCCGCGCGCACGCCCGTCCCCGGCGCGGGCTTCCTGCGCGCGATCTACACCGACGGAATCGACCGGCTGGCCCACGGGCCCGACCCGCGCATCCTGCAGGGCGAATTGCCCGGGGCGAACGGCGTTTTCACCGCTCGCTCGCTGGCCGCCGTCTACAGCGCCATCGCCACCGAGTCACCGCTGTTCCCGCGCAGCCGTGTCCGGACCATGTCGCGGCTGCAATCGGTGCTGCCGGACCGCAACCTGCTGCTGCCGATGGGCTGGCGGCTGGGCTACCACTCGATGCCGGTCGTCGGCGCGCGCAATGCCTTCGGGCACATCGGTTTCGTCGGTTCCGGCGGCTGGGCCGACCCCGAGTCGGGCCTCGCCGTCGGGTTCGTGCACAACTGGGCGCCGGAGGCCCTGCTGCTGCCGCGCGACCAGTTCGTGCTGTTCAGTCTGCTGGCCGCGATCGTGCGGGGTGCGGGCGCCGAGGCCGGTGATCCGATCCCGCTGCCGATGGCGGGCTGAGCGGCCACAGCCATGGCGCGGAGCCACGAGGCTCCACGTCCGGGCGGCCCCGACGCCGTCACGGGACGAAGGGGGTCGCGGCGCGGGCGGTGCGCAGGGCGGTGGCCCACCAGGTGAGCTGGTCGAGAGTGGCTTCGACGGCGTCGTGCAGGTCGGGGTCGGGGCGGGGCCACGCGCCGTCGACGGTGAAGCGTTGCCAGGCCTTGGGGATGGTGACGGTGCGGCGGATCGGGACGGCGTTGAGCTCGGCGAAGACCTGCCGCAGCTGGGCGGCGCCGTGGCCGCCCTCGGCGTCGCGGCAGTAGGTGACCACCGAGACCGGCTTGGCGGCCCATTCGAGGTCGAACCAGTCGATGGCGTTCTTCACCGCGGCCGGGAAACTGCGGTTGTACTCGGGGGTGACGACGACGAACGCGTCGGCGGCGGCGAGCCGGGAAC
It encodes the following:
- a CDS encoding MFS transporter, producing MPRSLTVLLAITCGVTSSNIYLTQPLLPQIGADLGATAETTGLVLSATQIGYALGILLLVPLGDIRDRRPLILTMMGLTGAALVASALAPTVTALTVAGFLIGMFTPIPQVVIPLAVLLSGDEGRGRTVGILQAGLLIGIVCSRAYAGAMAEWVGWRSAYWCSLAAMVVVMVLLLRALPSTAQSTESLTYPRLVRSMAVLIRRPAVAGVCVSGGLVGIAFGAFWNTITFEMHAEFGFGSAALGAFGLIAAVSALASPVAGRIADQHGVRLTQAVLIGMLVVGWLIVAGPPAWPIVVLGAILIDVGLWGNQVVNQAALFGAAARDHSRLNTLYFFTRFAGISAGSALGAVLWTQAGWHAVVALGIVVSLVALGVFAASTRPSASLQEVRG
- a CDS encoding flavin reductase family protein; the encoded protein is MTTAEQRQCSADDFRLAMSRFPSGVVVVTTEDEDGRPYGFTASSLCSVSLDPPLLLVCLARSANSYPVFARAQRFAVSILAADQERTALRFAGGLGDKFSGGGLARSTAGGLVVGGALATLDCDTTDRYRAGDHMVLFGQVTAAETTSSPAPLVYVDRGFRTVS
- a CDS encoding DUF6630 family protein — translated: MLDTQPTVQALADIAELVAPGSTVVRRRLAEAVGDHDLGEETAAAEVLLAALYDENGALEQAGMVWCDWGSEPAEIRDDLVQLPSCPGALDWGWVDQFDEDDWDPDDIDSFLRPLAARCRELGVALITLDIEADGYGLGFVPAEHGDRVAELARIARCDLRVVAP
- a CDS encoding FAD-dependent oxidoreductase; amino-acid sequence: MASDNAAPPTAGAGKRVVIVGAGIAGLAAALRMHQHGWDVVVVERAQSRRSSGYLVNLHGPGYDAAERLGLLPALNPRDIGFFTSVLVHADGREKFTIPAAVARAAVGSRALTLFRGDLESALYHAVADYMDIRFGTTVQAVVQDGDQVVVTLSDGTRLRSDLLIGADGVHSRIRELVFGPESDYLVDLAHMVGAFPLAEIPEHVPEGVGTTFLGPRRTAAVMNLGPDRSSAFFTYHAPDTSAELALGPTPALTRAFGDLGGGIADALRELEADSTDAYFDSAGQIVMDHWSHDRVVLLGDAAWCVTVFSGYGAALALDGADRLGDALATHADIPTALAAWETSLRPEVTKRQALARKGISRFAPPSRAHVWAGELMLRAIQLPGIRGLVKRSIQRANN
- a CDS encoding FAD-dependent monooxygenase, translated to MFDVIIAGCGPTGAMLAAELRLHDVRVLVLEKDTEPASFARIVSLHMRSLELMAMRGLLDRLLEHGRRRPVAGIFAAIVKPVPEGLDSPYPYQLGIPQPVVNRVLRDHAIAWGAQVRSGCAVTGFDQDDEGVTVELADGERLRTRYLVGCDGARSTVRKLLGVAFPGEPSRNDTLMGEMRVGVPAEEIAAKAAEIYATNKRFNFQPFGEGFYRVVVPAATVGGPNPPTLDDFRHQLRTLAGTDFGIHSPRWLSRFGDATRLADAYRVGRVLLAGDAAHIHPPIGGQGMNLGIQDAVNLGWKLAAHLHGWAPTDLLDTYHAERHPVAASVLENTRAQTELLSPTPGAQAVRNLLTDLMDFDEVNRHLIEKIAATDVRYFGEGPSLLGRRLPDIALKQDTLYPRLHHARPVVLDRTRSLTVTGWSDRVDLITDSTADLDVPAVLLRPDGHVAWIGESQQDLNTQLTRWFGAPSHQP
- a CDS encoding oxygenase MpaB family protein yields the protein MDGLNRRDALKAGGILGALGALGMVTPARAEPWSWSPESSVAGSGAGADPMTVWDPEADDLVAGLIDRGDVPRVNELLRTWTRNGQALPEGLPTDLRDFMEYARRLPHWTDPTKLHTAIEFNKKRGLYLGVLYGFASGMMSTVIPKEARAVYYSKGGHDLEDRISKTAKLGYDIGNVNAYSPDGEMIVTCVKTRLVHAAVRHLLPQSPHWVHSAEEDIPISQNDIMVTWHSLPTTVMKHLNSWKVPIPAHESEAFLHSWQVAAHMLGVRDEYIPNSWESANSQAAQVLDPIIAATPEGAKLADRLLGLGGNIDFALLTKPVLGSFTRFLLGDKIADGLAIPREPVWDPLLRFSWGPFIAVREGLLAAVPPIGDPYWLLDEFLRKAALIYLSELRMPISIEIPTMNRDMSVPPR